A stretch of Carya illinoinensis cultivar Pawnee chromosome 14, C.illinoinensisPawnee_v1, whole genome shotgun sequence DNA encodes these proteins:
- the LOC122294033 gene encoding uncharacterized protein LOC122294033 produces the protein MKESNPSTEPIGQNLIKLISNVCFSVFVFSVLVFTVIAITYQPPDPWLESAPALTELFTQSENATFQSDNSILKTGEDFPVERAMPPESKPLTEAVIEKAEGKIANSTPEFQLACDESKQVVNCSDPRVLIAVEKFNLRVFKSIVFLKYQMTANGSKPDECDVAWRFRNKKEKSWRKYRDFRRFKFGIGENCTYKVVQAGAWHSGVNARQPRSRIRNGTRRGSGNKAKIVPPPVRDEEINDTIPTLGSLMNFNKGRYLYYSRGGDYCKGMNHYVWSFLCGLGEAMFLNRTFVMDLSICLEATYNPSNKDEEGKDFRYYFDFEHLKKVTSIVEEGEFLMGWKKWRRSHKRKVPTRKVVSYKVTPMQLKKDKNTVIWRQFDAPEPENYWYRVCEGQAAKYIQRPWHALWKSKRLMNLVSEISGRMDWDFDAVHVVRGKKAQNKELWPHLDSDTSPDALFMKLKSMIQPWRNLYIATNEPFYNYFDKLRSQYKVHLLDDYKELWGNASEWYNETMLLNNGRPVEFDGYMRVAVDTEVLYRAKTRVETFYNLTTDCKDGVNTC, from the coding sequence ATGAAAGAGTCGAATCCAAGCACTGAGCCCATAGGACAGAACTTAATCAAATTGATAAGCAATGTGTGTTTCTCAGTGTTTGTATTCTCGGTACTCGTGTTCACCGTGATTGCCATCACCTACCAACCCCCAGACCCATGGCTTGAGTCAGCTCCGGCCCTGACCGAGCTATTCACCCAATCTGAAAACGCCACCTTCCAAAGTGACAATTCTATCCTAAAAACTGGAGAAGATTTTCCTGTGGAGCGTGCCATGCCACCTGAAAGCAAGCCACTTACCGAGGCTGTGATCGAGAAAGCCGAAGGGAAGATTGCCAATTCAACCCCGGAATTCCAATTGGCTTGCGACGAGTCCAAGCAAGTTGTGAATTGTTCGGACCCACGAGTTCTGATTGCGGTTGAGAAGTTCAATTTACGGGTCTTTAAGTCCATTGTGTTCTTAAAGTATCAGATGACAGCTAACGGGTCAAAACCGGACGAGTGCGATGTGGCATGGAGGTTTAGGAATAAGAAAGAGAAATCATGGAGGAAGTATAGGGATTTTAGGAGGTTCAAGTTTGGAATTGGTGAAAATTGTACGTATAAAGTGGTGCAGGCGGGTGCATGGCATTCTGGTGTTAATGCCCGGCAGCCTAGGAGTAGAATCAGAAATGGTACAAGGAGGGGCAGTGGAAATAAAGCTAAGATTGTGCCCCCACCAGTCCGGGATGAGGAGATCAATGACACAATCCCGACTCTGGGATCATTGATGAATTTCAACAAGGGGAGGTACTTGTACTATTCCCGCGGAGGGGATTATTgtaagggaatgaatcattacGTTTGGAGTTTCTTGTGTGGTTTAGGGGAGGCTATGTTTTTAAATAGGACGTTCGTGATGGATTTGAGTATATGCTTGGAAGCAACATATAATCCGAGTAATAAAGATGAGGAGGGAAAGGATTTTcgttattattttgactttgaaCATCTTAAGAAGGTGACATCGATTGTGGAGGAGGGCGAGTTTTTGATGGGTTGGAAGAAATGGCGTCGGAGCCATAAAAGGAAAGTTCCTACTAGGAAGGTTGTGAGTTACAAGGTGACGCCAATGCAACTTAAGAAAGATAAGAACACAGTAATATGGAGGCAGTTTGATGCTCCAGAGCCGGAGAACTATTGGTATAGAGTATGTGAAGGGCAAGCTGCCAAGTACATCCAGAGGCCATGGCACGCTCTTTGGAAATCAAAGAGATTGATGAATCTTGTTTCAGAAATCAGTGGACGAATGGACTGGGATTTTGATGCGGTCCACGTGGTTCGAGGGAAGAAGGCACAGAATAAGGAGCTTTGGCCTCATCTGGATTCTGATACATCCCCTGATGCCCTGTTTATGAAGCTTAAAAGTATGATTCAGCCATGGAGGAATCTGTATATAGCCACAAATGAGCCATTTTACAATTACTTTGATAAACTGAGATCTCAGTACAAGGTACATTTGCTCGATGATTACAAAGAATTGTGGGGCAATGCAAGTGAATGGTACAATGAGACAATGCTTCTAAATAATGGACGACCTGTTGAGTTTGATGGTTACATGAGAGTTGCCGTGGATACTGAGGTCCTTTATAGGGCAAAGACACGGGTGGAAACGTTCTATAATTTGACAACAGATTGCAAGGACGGAGTCAATACCTGCTGA
- the LOC122294035 gene encoding probable cytokinin riboside 5'-monophosphate phosphoribohydrolase LOGL1 — protein MGKFQRVCVFCGSNSGNRKIFSDAALDLGRELAERKMDLVYGGGSVGLMGLVSQTAFDGGCHVLGVIPTKLIPFEISGHAVGEVLIVSDMHERKAEMARRADAFVALPGGYGTMEELLEMITWSQLGIHDKPVGLLNIDGYYDCLLGLFDKGVEEGFINPSARNIIISAKTARELIQRMEEYIPVHDQVATRQSWNIEENHNVSL, from the exons ATGGGTAAGTTTCAAAGGGTCTGTGTCTTTTGTGGAAGTAATTCAGGGAACAGAAAGATCTTCAGTGATGCAGCTCTTGATCTTGGAAGAGAACTG GCGGAGAGGAAGATGGATTTGGTGTATGGAGGAGGAAGTGTTGGGCTGATGGGATTGGTTTCTCAAACAGCTTTTGATGGTGGATGTCATGTGCTAGG AGTTATCCCAACTAAACTTATTCCTTTTGAG ATATCTGGCCATGCAGTGGGAGAAGTGTTGATTGTATCAGATATGCACGAAAGGAAGGCCGAAATGGCTCGTCGAGCTGATGCTTTTGTCGCTCTTCCTg GAGGATATGGAACCATGGAAGAGTTGCTTGAGATGATAACATGGTCTCAGCTTGGGATACATGACAAACCA GTGGGTCTCTTGAATATAGATGGCTATTATGATTGCTTGCTTGGATTGTTTGACAAAGGGGTGGAAGAAGGATTCATTAATCCATCTGCCAGGAACATTATCATTTCCGCAAAGACTGCTCGAGAGCTGATACAGAGGATGGag GAATACATACCTGTGCATGATCAAGTGGCAACGAGacagagttggaacatagaagAAAATCACAATGTAAGTTTGTAG